In Desulfuromonadales bacterium, one genomic interval encodes:
- a CDS encoding ABC transporter permease — protein MNQRVVGATLFIKLMGVYREKTTMFFTLAFPIILILVFGTIFMGQDNINFQLHVQDLDQSNSSKTSVETLGEAGKFKVIKVDPAIDATQYVRDNKVDLVLVIPKGFEVSVIRRTTLRDYKASSTLTYIYDPSSSTVPTKIEILNGVLARINLEMSGLPPFISSVEQSILTKKYQFIEFFIPGIIAMAVMTLSLFGTVNLNTELRQKGIIRKLSTTPITRTEWILSDILYQFILAVVSTTAMLLVSYAVFNVSLHINAWLPAFILLNVLAFVGIGMILTRFVKEAQSAAAAANAISFPMMFLSGSFFPVELMPGFLQTLARTLPLYYVNEGLRASMIFADNLAALRASTVIGAFATVVFILGIIATKWEEGR, from the coding sequence ATGAACCAGCGCGTCGTCGGTGCAACTCTCTTCATCAAGCTCATGGGCGTCTACCGCGAGAAGACCACCATGTTCTTCACGCTGGCCTTCCCGATTATTCTCATACTCGTGTTCGGCACGATCTTCATGGGCCAGGACAACATAAACTTCCAACTTCACGTGCAGGACCTCGACCAGTCGAATTCGTCAAAAACGTCCGTCGAGACTCTCGGGGAAGCCGGGAAGTTCAAGGTCATCAAGGTGGACCCTGCCATCGACGCCACGCAGTACGTCAGGGACAACAAAGTGGACCTCGTCCTCGTCATTCCCAAGGGCTTTGAAGTGTCCGTCATCCGGAGAACGACACTGAGAGACTACAAAGCATCCTCCACCCTCACCTACATATACGACCCCAGCTCGTCTACGGTCCCGACGAAAATTGAAATCCTCAATGGCGTGCTCGCCCGGATAAACCTGGAGATGTCCGGGCTGCCGCCGTTCATCAGCTCGGTTGAACAATCGATACTCACCAAGAAATACCAGTTCATCGAGTTTTTCATTCCCGGCATCATCGCCATGGCGGTGATGACCCTGAGCCTGTTCGGCACGGTAAACCTGAACACCGAACTGCGACAGAAAGGGATTATCAGGAAACTGTCCACTACGCCCATCACCCGTACCGAATGGATACTGTCGGACATTCTGTACCAATTCATCCTCGCGGTCGTCTCCACGACGGCGATGCTGCTGGTGAGCTACGCGGTGTTTAATGTCAGCCTGCATATCAATGCCTGGCTCCCCGCTTTCATTTTGCTCAACGTCCTAGCGTTCGTCGGCATCGGCATGATCCTCACCCGCTTCGTCAAGGAAGCGCAGAGCGCCGCCGCCGCCGCAAACGCCATCAGCTTTCCGATGATGTTCCTCTCGGGGAGTTTCTTTCCCGTCGAGTTGATGCCAGGTTTCCTGCAGACGCTCGCCAGGACACTGCCGCTTTATTACGTAAACGAGGGGCTCCGGGCATCGATGATATTTGCTGACAACCTCGCCGCGCTGCGTGCCTCCACGGTCATCGGGGCTTTTGCAACCGTGGTCTTCATCCTGGGCATCATAGCCACCAAATGGGAAGAGGGCCGATGA
- a CDS encoding ABC transporter ATP-binding protein — protein sequence MTRASDYAIEVENLTKRYGDLLAVNDISFTVKTGEVFALLGPNGAGKTTTVEIIDTIRTPTSGKVTLLGMDVAKNKHDIVNRIGVLPQGFSSFDRITVRETLQYYARLYCGRNTDIDGLIALVNLKDKSKEQYKNLSGGLKQRLGIALALVNDPEVVFLDEPTTGLDPRARHEVWEVLKGLKKGGKTVLLTTHYMEEAELLADTVAIISKGQIIAKGSPVELIVANAKDQILTLLSADAKVSAIVRNLGFEPVLCNGNKIKVRVGHTEDVQRILGAIKEEGASYLGLDVRQPNLEEVFLKLTGEALHDDHVGEESSA from the coding sequence ATGACCAGAGCAAGTGATTACGCCATCGAGGTCGAGAACCTGACGAAGCGCTACGGGGATTTACTGGCAGTCAACGACATCTCGTTCACCGTCAAGACCGGCGAGGTGTTCGCCCTGCTGGGACCGAACGGCGCCGGGAAGACCACTACCGTCGAGATCATCGATACCATCCGCACGCCCACCTCCGGGAAAGTGACCCTTCTCGGCATGGACGTCGCCAAAAATAAACACGACATCGTCAACCGCATCGGCGTCCTCCCGCAGGGGTTCAGCTCCTTCGACAGGATCACGGTCAGAGAGACCCTGCAGTACTACGCACGGCTTTACTGCGGCAGGAACACCGATATCGATGGGCTGATCGCGCTCGTGAACCTCAAGGACAAGAGCAAAGAGCAGTACAAAAACCTCTCCGGCGGCTTGAAGCAGCGCCTTGGCATCGCCCTGGCGCTCGTTAACGACCCCGAGGTCGTGTTCCTCGACGAGCCGACGACAGGACTCGACCCTCGCGCCAGGCACGAGGTGTGGGAAGTACTGAAAGGGCTGAAGAAGGGGGGGAAGACGGTGCTGCTGACCACCCACTACATGGAGGAGGCGGAGCTTCTGGCGGACACGGTCGCCATCATTTCCAAGGGGCAGATCATCGCCAAGGGTTCCCCCGTTGAACTCATCGTGGCCAACGCCAAAGACCAGATTCTCACTCTGCTGTCCGCTGATGCAAAAGTCTCTGCAATCGTCCGCAATCTGGGCTTCGAGCCGGTTCTTTGCAATGGCAACAAGATCAAGGTCAGAGTGGGGCACACGGAAGATGTGCAGCGAATTCTGGGCGCCATCAAAGAAGAAGGGGCGTCTTATCTCGGCCTGGACGTACGGCAACCCAACCTTGAAGAGGTCTTCCTGAAGCTTACCGGCGAGGCGCTCCACGACGATCACGTCGGGGAAGAGAGTTCGGCATGA